One genomic segment of Paenibacillus xylanexedens includes these proteins:
- a CDS encoding APC family permease, with translation MLGKMKRILIGKPMKSAELDGEKLGKWKALAILSSDALSSVAYGTEQILLVLVAAGFAALWYSVPISIAVLGLLVILIFSYRQTIFAYPTGGGAYIVAKDNLGTTSSLIAGGSLLVDYILTVAVSSSAGTDAITSAFPMLHDYSVVIALIMIVFLTIMNLRGVTESASVLAIPIYLFIFSIAILIISGGIKFLAGGMEAAAPEFGTSLSHVSMFLLLKAFSSGCSALTGVEAVSNAIPNFKQPAEKNAAGTLLLMGCILGAMFIGITLLAYGYGVKPDPKATVISQIAEATFGRGTMYFIIQGVTALILFLAANTAYSAFPLLSFMMAKDKYMPHAFMVRGDRLGFSNGIIFLSVMSALLVVGFKGNTESLIPLYAVGVFIPFTLSQLGMMIRWIKVKPSGWQMKLLVNTVGMLTTLSITLIFIFTKFTQTWVIFIFLPLVVYVFMRIHRHYCNIADELRIDIQMEKPAHKGNTIIIPVAGITRVVMNTISYAQTMSDHVVALYIGFDDEAIRKMEQKWEEWNPGVRLVVIKSRYRSIMGPLKKFIDTVEWKTAETDHITVLIPQFITKHWWQNVLHNQTSFMIRAYLINYKDVIVTTVPYHLNR, from the coding sequence ATGCTTGGCAAAATGAAGAGAATCTTAATAGGCAAGCCCATGAAATCGGCTGAACTGGATGGAGAAAAATTGGGGAAATGGAAGGCACTCGCCATCCTGTCCTCGGATGCCCTATCGTCCGTTGCCTACGGTACGGAACAGATTTTGCTGGTACTCGTTGCGGCCGGATTCGCCGCCCTGTGGTACTCCGTTCCGATTTCCATCGCCGTGCTGGGATTACTCGTCATTTTAATTTTTTCTTATCGCCAGACGATATTTGCTTATCCAACAGGGGGCGGCGCTTATATCGTAGCCAAGGATAACCTGGGTACAACATCCAGTCTGATTGCCGGAGGATCTCTGCTGGTCGATTATATTCTGACCGTTGCAGTAAGTTCATCCGCAGGTACGGATGCGATTACGTCGGCTTTTCCTATGCTGCATGACTACAGTGTTGTGATTGCTCTGATTATGATTGTTTTTCTAACCATTATGAATTTGCGGGGAGTGACGGAGTCAGCGTCTGTGCTGGCGATCCCCATCTATCTGTTTATCTTTTCGATTGCGATCCTGATTATCTCGGGCGGAATCAAATTTCTTGCCGGGGGGATGGAAGCAGCTGCACCAGAATTCGGAACTAGTCTATCCCATGTGAGTATGTTTCTGTTATTAAAAGCATTCAGCTCCGGTTGTTCGGCCTTGACTGGCGTGGAAGCGGTAAGTAACGCGATCCCGAACTTCAAGCAGCCTGCCGAGAAAAATGCCGCGGGTACATTACTGCTCATGGGTTGTATATTGGGAGCTATGTTCATCGGCATCACCTTACTGGCTTATGGGTACGGAGTGAAGCCTGATCCCAAAGCAACGGTCATTTCCCAGATTGCTGAAGCGACGTTTGGCAGGGGCACGATGTATTTTATCATCCAGGGTGTAACGGCACTGATCCTGTTCTTGGCAGCCAACACAGCATATTCCGCTTTTCCGCTGTTATCCTTCATGATGGCAAAGGATAAATACATGCCGCATGCATTTATGGTCAGAGGAGACCGCCTTGGTTTCTCAAACGGGATCATTTTCCTCAGTGTGATGTCTGCGCTGCTGGTGGTCGGGTTCAAAGGGAATACGGAAAGCCTGATTCCGCTCTATGCGGTAGGGGTGTTCATTCCATTTACCCTGTCACAGCTCGGTATGATGATTCGCTGGATCAAAGTCAAGCCGTCTGGCTGGCAGATGAAGTTGCTGGTCAATACCGTCGGTATGCTGACCACATTATCGATTACCCTGATCTTTATTTTCACCAAGTTCACACAGACATGGGTCATCTTTATCTTTTTGCCGCTCGTTGTTTATGTGTTCATGCGTATTCACCGTCATTATTGCAACATTGCCGATGAGCTGCGAATTGACATTCAGATGGAAAAACCAGCCCACAAAGGCAATACCATTATTATTCCTGTCGCAGGCATTACCCGGGTCGTCATGAATACGATCAGTTATGCGCAGACGATGTCGGATCACGTGGTCGCGCTGTATATTGGATTCGATGATGAGGCCATACGCAAGATGGAGCAGAAGTGGGAAGAGTGGAATCCAGGTGTTCGTCTGGTCGTGATCAAATCGAGATACCGCAGCATTATGGGGCCGCTGAAGAAATTCATTGATACCGTAGAGTGGAAAACGGCCGAGACCGATCACATCACCGTATTGATTCCGCAATTCATCACCAAGCACTGGTGGCAAAATGTACTGCATAACCAGACCAGCTTCATGATCCGGGCTTATCTGATCAATTACAAAGACGTGATTGTCACCACGGTGCCATATCATCTTAATCGTTAA
- a CDS encoding carbohydrate ABC transporter permease → MSATWTKTLLYVLLTICAALVLYPVMYTFFMAVMTPEDASAYPPHIIPNSIDLSNFSEVFDIVPIGRFIGNTFLVAGLTTLGQLITASMAAYAFAKMQFKGKNVIFSMFVATMMIPWEVTMIPNYLTVRSWGWLDSYQGLTVPFLATAFGTFLLRQFFMQLPKELFEAARIDGCGHIRYFISHVLPLSRPALGTLAIYSFLSMYNSYLWPLLVTNTPEMRTAQIGISMLEFQESTAWNLVFAGTAMVILPSLLLLIFGLKQLVRGMAAGALKG, encoded by the coding sequence ATGAGTGCGACATGGACCAAAACGCTGTTGTATGTATTACTGACGATCTGTGCAGCACTTGTGTTGTATCCGGTGATGTACACCTTTTTCATGGCCGTCATGACGCCGGAAGATGCTAGCGCTTATCCGCCGCATATCATTCCAAATTCAATCGATCTGTCCAACTTTAGCGAAGTATTTGATATTGTTCCGATCGGTCGATTTATCGGCAATACCTTTCTTGTCGCAGGACTGACAACGCTTGGTCAATTGATTACAGCCAGTATGGCAGCCTATGCTTTTGCGAAAATGCAGTTCAAAGGCAAAAACGTCATCTTCAGCATGTTTGTCGCAACGATGATGATTCCATGGGAAGTGACGATGATCCCCAACTACCTGACAGTTCGCAGTTGGGGCTGGCTAGATAGTTACCAGGGGCTTACCGTGCCGTTTCTGGCAACGGCGTTTGGTACATTCCTGCTAAGACAGTTCTTCATGCAACTACCCAAGGAACTGTTCGAGGCAGCGAGGATCGACGGTTGTGGTCATATTCGTTATTTCATATCGCATGTCTTGCCTTTGTCCCGTCCGGCACTTGGAACACTGGCAATCTATTCATTCTTAAGTATGTACAATTCGTATCTCTGGCCGCTGCTGGTGACAAATACACCGGAAATGAGAACCGCTCAGATCGGGATCTCGATGCTGGAGTTCCAGGAATCCACAGCGTGGAATCTGGTATTTGCCGGAACAGCAATGGTCATTCTACCATCCTTACTGTTATTGATTTTCGGGTTGAAACAGCTTGTCCGCGGAATGGCCGCAGGCGCGCTGAAGGGGTAA
- a CDS encoding carbohydrate ABC transporter permease, with protein MSELDNRISLPAAKRRVSGTSERRTASLRVQRMRENLLAYGFLAPSLLLFAVFLFYPMFKSVYLSLHSTDPTGQIAAYVGLDNFKAVFQSGLFMQGMKVTLLFVLFTVPTGMLAALILAALTHNRFKGMRVFQFVFSLPVVLSVGSSAVIWKFLFHPTLGMLNYLLGKVGIDPIPWLTSPDWALISISIMTIWMNLGFNYIILSSGLAGIPDEIYESAKIDGAGPLLTFRKISMPLLSPTLFFVTVVSIIGAFQSFGQINILTRGGPMDSTNVFVYSIYQEAFVNFRFGTGSAQALILFVVIMLLTLIQFKWVERKVHYQ; from the coding sequence ATGAGTGAGCTTGATAACCGGATCAGCTTGCCCGCCGCCAAACGGCGCGTATCCGGTACGAGTGAGCGACGGACAGCCTCGCTGCGTGTGCAGCGAATGCGGGAGAATCTGCTGGCCTATGGTTTCCTGGCACCATCGCTGCTTTTGTTTGCAGTGTTTCTGTTTTACCCGATGTTTAAGTCCGTGTATCTCAGTCTGCATTCCACAGATCCGACGGGGCAGATTGCGGCTTATGTAGGACTGGATAACTTCAAGGCGGTGTTCCAATCAGGACTGTTTATGCAAGGGATGAAAGTGACATTACTATTTGTCCTGTTTACAGTGCCTACGGGTATGTTGGCTGCTCTGATTCTGGCTGCACTGACCCACAATAGGTTCAAGGGAATGCGTGTGTTCCAATTTGTATTCTCTCTGCCCGTGGTGTTATCCGTGGGTTCGTCAGCAGTCATCTGGAAGTTTCTGTTCCATCCGACCCTGGGCATGCTGAATTATCTGCTTGGCAAAGTAGGCATTGATCCAATTCCTTGGCTTACCAGCCCGGATTGGGCATTGATCTCGATCTCCATCATGACAATCTGGATGAACCTTGGATTCAATTACATTATTCTATCTAGTGGTTTGGCAGGCATCCCGGATGAGATCTACGAGAGCGCCAAGATTGACGGTGCAGGACCATTGCTGACGTTTCGCAAAATTTCGATGCCGCTACTGTCACCAACGCTATTCTTTGTCACGGTTGTATCGATCATTGGTGCTTTTCAATCGTTCGGTCAGATCAACATTCTAACCCGGGGTGGTCCGATGGACAGTACAAATGTTTTTGTATATTCCATCTATCAGGAAGCCTTTGTTAATTTCCGCTTTGGTACAGGTAGTGCACAGGCACTGATTCTGTTCGTGGTGATTATGTTGCTGACCCTGATCCAGTTCAAATGGGTAGAAAGGAAAGTGCATTACCAATGA